In Rubrivirga marina, the following are encoded in one genomic region:
- a CDS encoding FG-GAP-like repeat-containing protein, whose protein sequence is MNTLCRTGLLTALSSVLLALAAVPSASAQSFAVDEASSAVLADVERSALVWLDLDGDGDPDLVVTGLDASGTRRGEVYRNEGGALVLDAANSAVVPDVSDGALAVADYDGDGDPDLVLTGIDGAGVRYGEAYRNEGGLLVRDAESSENIVDVSGGNLSWGDFDGDGDLDLALGGHTTPRRRDAVGYVYKNYRGRLGGPEYRTLWGASPAGSRRLYDGDLGWADYDGDGDLDLTILGFAYKAGLPGSGRSPISLVETLRNTGGQFRPGPMLDKLEDGALAWADYDGDGDPDLAYTGRRTVRGYRGPFAGNTGSIARPTPEYVGVFRPNTGAQLAPSSTSIAGVDLGELAWGDYDGDGDLDLALTGLAKGADNALSEIYRNDGGALVRDDAASAALRPAAGGSLAWADVDGDGDLDLAVTGRDDAGEPFGMVFRNGPPGPSAAPVADAGPDQTMSCDNPDYSLVQFDGSSSSDPDGGWLTYVWSEGGAELGTGRTPEFQLPCGRHTLTLTVTDPSGRTAADEVEVALTPALVLTLRPVPVTRPFVHVDPGESFRFNYNLDNRTEYVLGGDGGFVVTDPNGAEVLRGGPVEFLIRQSQDRSWRLLVDVPADAAPGEYTLAGYLEDLRTGRTLGTDSLTFRVRDTGALASAGRTASGASVLGGSAWGFRDADTGLPLSSALAAQAEGEPEEVGEAAAFALGTPYPNPTAGSATVPYGVSEAGAVRLAVYDVLGREVARLVDGVAEAGGHRVVFETAGLPAGAYVVRLEAGGAVATARLVVVR, encoded by the coding sequence ATGAACACGTTGTGTCGGACGGGCCTCCTGACCGCCCTCTCCTCTGTCCTCCTGGCGCTCGCCGCCGTGCCGTCGGCCTCGGCCCAGAGCTTCGCCGTCGACGAGGCGTCGAGCGCTGTCCTCGCCGACGTCGAGCGCAGCGCGCTCGTCTGGCTCGACCTCGACGGCGACGGGGACCCCGACCTCGTCGTGACCGGGCTCGACGCCTCTGGGACTCGCCGTGGCGAGGTGTACCGGAACGAGGGGGGGGCGCTCGTCCTCGACGCGGCGAACAGCGCCGTCGTCCCGGACGTGAGCGACGGGGCCCTCGCCGTGGCCGACTACGACGGGGACGGGGACCCCGACCTCGTGCTGACGGGGATCGACGGGGCCGGCGTCCGGTACGGCGAGGCGTACCGGAACGAGGGGGGGCTGCTCGTCCGCGACGCCGAGAGCAGCGAGAACATCGTCGACGTGAGCGGGGGGAACCTGTCGTGGGGCGACTTCGATGGCGACGGGGACCTCGACCTCGCGCTCGGCGGGCACACCACTCCGAGGCGGAGGGACGCCGTGGGGTACGTGTACAAGAACTACCGCGGGCGCCTCGGCGGGCCCGAGTACCGCACGCTCTGGGGGGCGTCCCCGGCCGGGAGCAGGCGGCTCTACGACGGGGACCTCGGGTGGGCGGACTACGACGGCGATGGGGACCTGGACCTCACCATCCTCGGCTTCGCGTACAAGGCCGGGTTACCCGGGTCCGGAAGGAGCCCGATCAGCCTCGTCGAGACCCTCCGAAACACCGGAGGCCAATTCAGGCCCGGGCCGATGCTCGACAAGCTCGAGGACGGCGCGCTCGCCTGGGCCGATTACGACGGGGACGGCGATCCCGACCTTGCCTATACCGGTCGGCGAACCGTTCGGGGATACCGTGGTCCGTTCGCTGGGAACACCGGTTCCATCGCACGGCCGACCCCGGAATATGTCGGAGTATTCCGCCCGAACACGGGGGCCCAACTTGCACCCTCCAGCACGAGTATCGCCGGCGTAGACCTCGGAGAGCTCGCGTGGGGCGACTACGACGGCGACGGGGACCTCGACCTGGCCCTGACAGGTCTCGCCAAGGGCGCCGACAACGCGCTCAGCGAGATTTACCGGAACGACGGCGGGGCGCTCGTCCGCGACGACGCCGCGAGCGCGGCCCTCCGGCCCGCGGCCGGAGGGAGCCTCGCCTGGGCCGACGTAGACGGCGACGGGGACCTCGACCTCGCCGTCACAGGCCGCGACGACGCCGGCGAGCCGTTCGGGATGGTGTTCCGGAATGGGCCGCCCGGCCCGAGCGCGGCGCCCGTCGCCGACGCCGGGCCTGACCAGACCATGTCGTGCGACAACCCCGACTACAGCCTCGTCCAGTTCGACGGGTCCTCGTCGTCGGACCCCGACGGCGGGTGGCTCACGTACGTCTGGAGCGAGGGGGGGGCGGAGCTCGGCACGGGGCGGACCCCCGAATTCCAGCTCCCGTGCGGGAGGCACACGCTCACGCTGACGGTGACGGACCCGAGCGGGCGGACGGCCGCGGACGAGGTCGAGGTCGCGCTCACGCCGGCCCTCGTCCTCACGCTCCGGCCGGTCCCGGTCACCCGGCCGTTCGTCCACGTCGACCCCGGCGAGTCGTTCCGGTTCAACTACAACCTCGACAACCGGACCGAGTACGTCCTGGGCGGCGACGGGGGGTTCGTCGTGACCGACCCGAACGGGGCGGAGGTGCTGAGGGGCGGGCCCGTCGAGTTCCTCATCCGGCAGTCTCAAGACCGGTCGTGGCGGCTCCTCGTCGACGTCCCGGCCGACGCGGCCCCCGGGGAGTACACGCTGGCAGGGTACCTCGAGGACCTCCGGACCGGCCGGACCCTCGGCACGGACTCCCTGACGTTCAGGGTCCGGGACACGGGGGCGCTCGCCTCGGCGGGGCGCACGGCCAGCGGGGCGTCGGTGCTCGGGGGCTCGGCGTGGGGCTTCCGCGACGCGGACACGGGGCTCCCGCTCTCGAGCGCGCTCGCCGCTCAGGCCGAGGGCGAGCCGGAGGAAGTGGGCGAGGCCGCGGCGTTCGCGCTCGGGACGCCGTACCCGAACCCGACGGCGGGGTCCGCGACGGTCCCGTACGGCGTGTCGGAGGCCGGGGCCGTCCGGCTCGCCGTGTACGACGTGCTCGGGCGCGAGGTGGCCCGGCTCGTCGACGGCGTGGCCGAAGCGGGGGGGCACCGGGTCGTCTTCGAGACGGCGGGCCTCCCCGCTGGGGCGTACGTCGTCCGGCTCGAGGCCGGCGGGGCCGTCGCGACGGCCCGCCTCGTCGTCGTGCGGTAG